One Candidatus Aegiribacteria sp. genomic window carries:
- a CDS encoding nucleotidyltransferase, translated as MKIFEKHDIRYLVVGGYAVMKYSEPRFTKNLDLFIATDQDNANGVYEALKEFGAPLENLTADDFTQKGYFYQMGRAPVRVDIMMSIPGIEFDEVWGKREVVELDDLKILFISRSDLIRAKEASARPHDKIDIDKLKKAEQLDALDDK; from the coding sequence TTGAAAATTTTCGAAAAGCATGATATTCGATATCTTGTAGTGGGTGGATACGCTGTAATGAAATACAGCGAGCCCCGATTCACGAAAAATCTTGATTTGTTTATAGCGACAGATCAAGATAATGCAAATGGTGTGTATGAGGCATTGAAGGAGTTTGGTGCACCTCTGGAAAATCTTACTGCAGATGACTTCACACAAAAAGGCTATTTTTATCAGATGGGAAGGGCACCTGTACGAGTCGATATTATGATGTCGATTCCAGGAATCGAGTTTGATGAGGTATGGGGTAAACGCGAAGTGGTTGAATTGGATGATCTTAAAATCCTTTTCATCTCTCGATCTGACCTTATCCGAGCAAAAGAAGCGAGCGCAAGACCACACGATAAGATCGATATTGATAAACTCAAGAAAGCCGAACAATTGGACGCACTTGACGATAAATAG